A region of the Candidatus Neomarinimicrobiota bacterium genome:
TCGGTAAACCGCTCTCGGTCCTGTTCGAATCCGACCGGGGTAAGAATCTCTTAGCGATTTACAGGGACTTCGTCAATTCAAATACTCTTATCGACAGATATGAGATGGAGTTAAAGGGCAAACGAGGAAGAGCCGTTCATCTTGAGGTTTCCGGGAAAAGGATGTATTCCGGAGGAAAGATAGTTGGAGCCGTCAGCATAGGAAGAGATATATCATCAAGGATAACATCTAACAAAGTTCTTTCCGGGAATCTCGGGCAGCAATCGTTTGCTGCAAGGATGGGAATCAATGTATTATCCGGTGTAAGCTACGAGAAGCTGATACAAGATTGTATTGCTGAGGTATCCGGGCTGCTCGACGTCAAAGCGGCGGCGTTTTTGCAACTCGACAATGCAGGCAAATCACTTAAGATAACTCATTCGGTCGGTTGGGTGAAGAAAAAGAGCGATAACTTCGAGTTGGTATTAAAGAAATCCGGTATCGACGGGATTCATCCTGAACAGACATATACGCTGAACTTCGATCGGTCGAATAATAAGCGTATACCGGCGTGGTTTGCCGATTTTAAGGAAGATGTGAATTATGCCGTATTCGTTCCGATATCGCCCGATGATAATCTCTTCGGCGCAATATTAGTGCATGCGGCGGACCGAAAAGATATTGATGGTACCAAAGTTAAGTTTGTTGAGCAGATAGCGTCACTGATGACGTTAGGCGCTGTTCGTGATAGAAATATAAAAGAGAGCGGTTCTCCTCCTAATTTCAGCGAATTCAATCCGGATCTCGTTATGAAGATCAATCTGGACGGGAAGCTTTTGTATGCAAATCCGGCTGTTTCCAAAGAGCTAAAAATACAGGGATTGGGCAAGGGAGATTGGGCGGAGCTCCTGCCGGAAATTCACAATAAAAAAATGAGAGCCTGTATAGATACGAAGGAAAATCAGAAAGCGGAGTCTATCGTCGGATATCACACATTTGAATTTTGGTACACTCCTGTCCACGGAGAGGAATCTGTAATACTGTTCGGGAGGGATGTGGCTGATAAGGACGAAGCGCTCGG
Encoded here:
- a CDS encoding PAS domain S-box protein; the protein is MAKKSLNINDIESVATYQSIVEGINEFVMIFDLEGIITFANQSAISSLGYKKDDLLGKPLSVLFESDRGKNLLAIYRDFVNSNTLIDRYEMELKGKRGRAVHLEVSGKRMYSGGKIVGAVSIGRDISSRITSNKVLSGNLGQQSFAARMGINVLSGVSYEKLIQDCIAEVSGLLDVKAAAFLQLDNAGKSLKITHSVGWVKKKSDNFELVLKKSGIDGIHPEQTYTLNFDRSNNKRIPAWFADFKEDVNYAVFVPISPDDNLFGAILVHAADRKDIDGTKVKFVEQIASLMTLGAVRDRNIKESGSPPNFSEFNPDLVMKINLDGKLLYANPAVSKELKIQGLGKGDWAELLPEIHNKKMRACIDTKENQKAESIVGYHTFEFWYTPVHGEESVILFGRDVADKDEALGELMLSEAELITSHKEINELHGRERTMKEHLAYAERLAAIGQMGAKIAHELNNPLQIISARAELIAELSGSEKIRELSDDLQTEIQHVIEISSSYMRLGKQSPAEMESLNINETIMSLMKTLGTLGHIKYLNINTNYEEPLPTVYGDREKVIQVFRNLIINAAHSMEKTESKTLTVTTSYQAETSSVVVEVTDTGTGIKKKDLATIFDPYFTTKEEGVGTGIGLVIVRDVVEMEMGGTIKIDSAIGRGTTFTISFPAEI